One Streptomyces drozdowiczii DNA segment encodes these proteins:
- a CDS encoding TerB family tellurite resistance protein, whose product MKLRICGIRTLWDTTGDGEFFCPGCGGDRNYRRLTGRRRFAVLGVPLLRRGTTAPVVECAACHEHFDPETLDHPTTTRFSAMLRDAVHTVALGVLAAGGSTSRTVLESAAETVRGAGFEDCTPEQLATVVEVLSADIGQGSAFDPAAEACGAALAIELHEALEPVAPHLAPTGRESILLQGARIALADGAYSTAEREVLTTVGGALRLRAEDTARLLAEAARTPS is encoded by the coding sequence ATGAAGCTGCGTATCTGCGGCATCCGTACGCTGTGGGACACCACCGGTGACGGGGAGTTCTTCTGTCCCGGCTGCGGCGGTGACCGCAACTACCGCCGCCTCACCGGCCGCCGCCGCTTCGCCGTGCTGGGCGTGCCCCTGCTCCGGCGCGGCACCACGGCCCCGGTGGTCGAATGCGCCGCCTGCCACGAGCACTTCGACCCGGAGACGCTCGACCACCCCACCACCACCCGGTTCTCCGCGATGCTCAGGGACGCCGTGCACACCGTGGCCCTCGGCGTCCTCGCGGCCGGCGGCAGCACCTCCCGTACGGTCCTGGAGAGCGCCGCCGAGACCGTGCGCGGCGCCGGGTTCGAGGACTGCACGCCCGAACAGCTCGCCACCGTGGTCGAGGTGCTGTCCGCCGACATCGGCCAGGGCTCCGCCTTCGACCCGGCGGCCGAGGCGTGCGGCGCGGCCCTCGCCATCGAGCTGCACGAGGCGCTGGAACCGGTCGCCCCGCACCTCGCCCCCACCGGTCGCGAATCGATTCTGCTCCAAGGCGCCCGGATCGCCCTCGCGGACGGCGCGTACAGCACCGCCGAGCGCGAGGTGCTGACCACCGTCGGCGGGGCGCTGAGGCTGCGCGCCGAGGACACCGCCCGGCTGCTCGCCGAGGCGGCGCGTACGCCCTCCTGA
- a CDS encoding cytidine deaminase — protein MTESTGTTDLGAEDRKIVTLARSARARNGVPEGAAVRDETGRTYVAGTVELESLKLSALRTAVAMAVASGAKSLEAAAIVSEAEAPSDEDRAAVRDLGGAGTPVLLAGPDGQLRLSVTAG, from the coding sequence ATGACTGAGAGCACCGGCACCACCGACCTCGGCGCCGAGGACCGCAAGATCGTCACCCTGGCCCGCAGTGCCCGCGCCCGCAACGGCGTCCCCGAGGGGGCGGCCGTCCGGGACGAGACCGGGCGCACCTATGTGGCCGGGACCGTGGAGCTGGAGTCGCTGAAGCTCAGCGCCCTGCGGACGGCCGTCGCGATGGCGGTGGCCAGCGGGGCGAAGTCCCTGGAGGCCGCCGCGATCGTCTCCGAGGCCGAGGCCCCCTCCGACGAGGACCGGGCCGCCGTGCGGGACCTGGGCGGGGCCGGCACGCCGGTGCTGCTCGCCGGGCCGGACGGACAGCTGCGGCTCAGCGTCACGGCGGGCTGA
- a CDS encoding protealysin inhibitor emfourin, with protein sequence MRIQVSRTGGFAGIARHHEIDTSGLDDAQEWEALAGAALADGQAAAPRGVPDGFSYRITVDGETVHCADPRLTEAQRALISRVLKEGA encoded by the coding sequence ATGCGGATCCAGGTGAGCAGGACCGGCGGCTTCGCCGGCATCGCGCGTCACCACGAGATCGACACCTCAGGGCTGGACGACGCCCAGGAGTGGGAGGCCCTGGCCGGCGCGGCGCTCGCCGACGGCCAGGCCGCCGCGCCCCGGGGCGTCCCGGACGGCTTCAGCTACCGGATAACGGTCGACGGCGAGACCGTGCACTGCGCGGACCCCCGCCTGACCGAGGCCCAGCGCGCCCTGATCTCACGCGTCCTGAAGGAGGGCGCGTGA
- a CDS encoding PfkB family carbohydrate kinase encodes MSADIPQIDPLDGLRAPQDPDCDVFLTGTVFLDIIFTGLDSAPVRGTESWARGMGSSPGGVANMATALARLGLRTSLAAAFGDDHYGEYCWDALEQGEGIDLSRSHTVRGWHSPVTVSMAYEGERTMVSHGHEAPALPTTASPEAPAFPRCPPRARAAVTSLVPGRTEPWVAEAARRGALIFGDVGWDETGRWDLDALSGLEHCHAFLPNAEEAMRYTRTDCPRAAAHALAERVPLAVVTLGSEGAYAVDAATGTAAEVPAIEVEALDPTGAGDVFVAGFVTGTLAGWPLADRLAFAGLTAALSVQEFGGSLSAPGWAEIAAWWQQVRTCAGQDPAALRRYAFLDELLPAAARPWPLRRAVPTIGFRA; translated from the coding sequence GTGAGCGCTGACATTCCGCAGATCGACCCGCTGGACGGACTGCGCGCCCCGCAGGACCCCGACTGCGACGTCTTCCTCACCGGCACGGTCTTCCTGGACATCATCTTCACCGGCCTGGACAGCGCCCCCGTGCGGGGCACCGAATCCTGGGCGCGCGGCATGGGCTCCAGCCCCGGCGGCGTCGCCAACATGGCCACCGCGCTGGCCCGCCTCGGCCTGCGCACCTCCCTGGCCGCCGCGTTCGGCGACGACCACTACGGCGAGTACTGCTGGGACGCGCTCGAACAGGGCGAGGGCATCGACCTCTCCCGCTCGCACACCGTCCGGGGCTGGCACTCCCCGGTGACCGTCTCCATGGCGTACGAGGGCGAGCGGACGATGGTCTCGCACGGCCACGAGGCCCCGGCGCTCCCCACCACCGCCTCGCCCGAGGCCCCCGCCTTCCCCCGCTGCCCGCCCAGGGCCCGGGCCGCCGTCACCTCACTGGTCCCCGGCCGCACCGAACCCTGGGTCGCCGAGGCCGCCCGCCGGGGGGCCCTGATCTTCGGCGACGTCGGCTGGGACGAGACCGGGCGCTGGGACCTGGACGCCCTCAGCGGCCTGGAGCACTGCCACGCCTTCCTGCCCAACGCCGAGGAGGCGATGCGCTACACCCGCACCGACTGCCCCCGGGCCGCCGCGCACGCCCTCGCCGAACGCGTACCGCTCGCCGTCGTCACCCTGGGCTCCGAGGGCGCCTACGCGGTCGACGCCGCCACCGGAACCGCCGCCGAGGTCCCGGCCATCGAGGTCGAGGCCCTGGACCCGACCGGCGCGGGCGACGTCTTCGTGGCCGGCTTCGTCACCGGCACCCTGGCCGGCTGGCCCCTCGCCGACCGCCTCGCCTTCGCCGGGCTGACCGCGGCCCTCTCCGTCCAGGAGTTCGGCGGCTCGCTCTCGGCCCCCGGCTGGGCGGAGATCGCCGCCTGGTGGCAGCAGGTGCGCACCTGCGCCGGACAGGACCCGGCCGCGCTGCGGCGCTACGCCTTCCTGGACGAGCTGCTGCCGGCCGCCGCCCGGCCCTGGCCGCTGCGCCGGGCCGTGCCGACGATCGGTTTCCGCGCGTAA
- a CDS encoding Fur family transcriptional regulator: MATAPISGTNAAPVRGRSTRQRAAVAAALDEVDEFRSAQELHDVLKHRGDSVGLTTVYRTLQSLADAGEVDVLRTTEGESVYRRCSTGEHHHHLVCRMCGKAVEVEGPVVEQWAETIASQHGFVNVAHTVEVFGTCADCASGEQ, from the coding sequence GTGGCGACGGCGCCGATCAGTGGTACGAACGCGGCTCCGGTACGCGGCCGCTCGACCCGGCAGCGGGCGGCCGTCGCGGCGGCGCTCGACGAGGTCGACGAGTTCCGCAGCGCCCAGGAGCTGCACGACGTCCTCAAGCACCGGGGGGACTCGGTCGGCCTGACGACCGTCTACCGCACCCTCCAGTCCCTCGCGGACGCCGGCGAGGTGGACGTCCTGCGCACCACGGAGGGCGAGTCCGTCTACCGGCGCTGCTCGACCGGCGAGCACCACCACCACCTGGTCTGCCGCATGTGCGGCAAGGCGGTCGAGGTCGAGGGGCCCGTGGTCGAGCAGTGGGCGGAGACCATCGCCAGCCAGCACGGCTTCGTCAACGTGGCGCACACGGTCGAGGTCTTCGGCACCTGCGCGGACTGCGCGAGCGGCGAGCAGTAG
- the recO gene encoding DNA repair protein RecO, with protein MSLFRDDGVVLRTQKLGEADRIITILTRGHGRVRAVARGVRRTKSKFGARLEPFSHVDVQFFARGSELVGRGLPLCTQSETIAPYGGGIVTDYGRYTAGTAMLETAERFTDHEGEPAVQQYLLLVGGLRTLARGEHEPHLILDAFLLRSLAVNGYAPSFDDCARCGLPGPNRFFSVAAGGVVCGDCRVPGSVVPSAEAVALLSALLTGDWEAADACEARHVREGSGLVSAYLHWHLERGLRSLRYVEK; from the coding sequence ATGAGCTTGTTCCGGGACGACGGCGTGGTGCTGCGCACGCAGAAGCTGGGCGAGGCCGACCGGATCATCACGATACTGACCCGGGGCCACGGCCGGGTGCGGGCCGTCGCGCGCGGGGTGCGGCGCACCAAGTCGAAGTTCGGGGCCCGCCTCGAACCGTTCTCCCATGTGGACGTGCAGTTCTTCGCGCGCGGCAGCGAGCTGGTCGGGCGCGGTCTCCCGCTGTGCACCCAGAGCGAGACGATCGCCCCGTACGGCGGCGGCATCGTCACGGACTACGGGCGCTACACCGCCGGGACCGCGATGCTGGAGACCGCCGAGCGCTTCACCGACCACGAGGGCGAGCCGGCGGTCCAGCAGTACCTGCTGCTGGTGGGCGGGCTGCGCACACTGGCCCGGGGCGAGCACGAGCCGCATCTCATCCTGGACGCCTTCCTGCTGCGCTCCCTCGCGGTCAACGGCTACGCCCCCAGCTTCGACGACTGCGCCCGCTGCGGACTGCCCGGACCGAACCGTTTCTTCTCCGTGGCGGCGGGCGGAGTCGTATGCGGCGACTGCCGGGTGCCCGGCAGCGTCGTACCCTCGGCTGAGGCCGTCGCCCTGCTGAGCGCCCTGCTCACCGGCGACTGGGAGGCGGCGGACGCGTGCGAGGCGCGTCATGTCAGGGAGGGGAGCGGGCTGGTGTCCGCGTATCTGCACTGGCATCTGGAGCGCGGGCTGCGTTCACTGCGGTACGTAGAGAAGTGA
- a CDS encoding hemolysin family protein gives MSLPLISGVVLLVVVGWLAACAEAGIARTSSFRAAEAVRSGRRGSAKLEQVAADPTRYLNVALLVRVACEMAAGVLVTYACLKEFPETWEALAVAIGVMVLVSYVAIGVSPRTIGRQHPLNTATASAYVLLPLARIMGPIPQLLILIGNALTPGKGFRKGPFASEAELRAMVDLAEQESLIEDEERRMVHSVFELGDTLVREVMVPRTDLVCIERYKTIRQALTLALRSGFSRIPVTGENEDDVVGIVYLKDLVRKTHINRDSEADPVSTAMRPASFVPDTKNAGDLLREMQQERSHVAVVIDEYGGTAGIVTIEDILEEIVGEITDEYDRELPPVQELENGCFRVTARLDIGDLGDLFGLDEYDDEDVETVGGLLAKALGRVPIAGASSEVELPDGRRLRLTAESPAGRRNKIVTVLVEPVAPEEEETPE, from the coding sequence GTGAGCCTGCCGCTGATCTCCGGCGTCGTCCTGCTGGTCGTCGTCGGCTGGCTGGCCGCCTGCGCCGAGGCGGGCATCGCCCGTACGTCGAGCTTCCGGGCCGCCGAGGCGGTCCGCTCGGGCCGGCGCGGCAGCGCCAAGCTGGAGCAGGTCGCGGCCGACCCGACCCGCTATCTCAACGTCGCCCTGCTGGTGCGGGTCGCCTGCGAGATGGCCGCCGGGGTGCTCGTCACGTACGCCTGCCTGAAGGAGTTCCCGGAGACCTGGGAGGCGCTGGCCGTCGCCATCGGCGTGATGGTCCTCGTCTCGTACGTCGCGATCGGCGTCTCCCCGCGCACCATCGGCCGCCAGCACCCGCTGAACACCGCGACCGCGTCGGCGTACGTGCTGCTGCCGCTGGCCCGGATCATGGGGCCCATCCCGCAGCTGCTGATCCTCATCGGCAACGCGCTGACCCCCGGCAAGGGATTCCGCAAGGGCCCGTTCGCCAGCGAGGCCGAGCTGCGGGCCATGGTGGACCTCGCCGAGCAGGAGTCGCTGATCGAGGACGAGGAGCGCCGCATGGTGCACTCCGTCTTCGAACTCGGTGACACCCTGGTGCGCGAGGTGATGGTCCCGCGCACCGACCTCGTCTGCATCGAGCGCTACAAGACGATCCGTCAGGCACTCACCCTCGCCCTGCGCTCCGGCTTCTCGCGCATCCCGGTCACCGGCGAGAACGAGGACGACGTGGTCGGGATCGTCTATCTGAAGGACCTGGTCCGCAAGACGCACATCAACCGGGACTCGGAGGCCGACCCGGTCTCCACCGCGATGCGCCCGGCGTCGTTCGTGCCCGACACGAAGAACGCCGGCGACCTGCTGCGCGAGATGCAGCAGGAACGCAGCCACGTCGCCGTCGTCATCGACGAGTACGGCGGCACGGCGGGCATCGTCACCATCGAGGACATCCTGGAGGAGATCGTCGGCGAGATCACCGACGAGTACGACCGCGAGCTGCCGCCCGTCCAGGAGCTGGAGAACGGCTGCTTCCGCGTCACCGCCCGGCTCGACATCGGGGACCTCGGCGACCTGTTCGGCCTGGACGAGTACGACGACGAGGACGTGGAGACGGTCGGCGGCCTCCTTGCGAAGGCGCTCGGCCGGGTCCCGATCGCGGGCGCGTCCTCCGAGGTCGAACTGCCCGACGGGCGGCGGCTGCGGCTGACCGCGGAGTCCCCGGCGGGCCGGCGCAACAAGATCGTCACGGTGCTGGTGGAGCCGGTGGCTCCCGAGGAGGAGGAGACGCCGGAATGA
- the leuA gene encoding 2-isopropylmalate synthase — protein sequence MTEVNPAQTPASHAVGRPTPITNATVLQKPSGMPVHKYGRYEAVDIPDRTWPEKRITKAPRWLSTDLRDGNQALIDPMSPARKREMFDLLVRMGYKEIEVGFPSSGETDFAFVRSIIEEGAIPEDVTISVLTQAREELIERTVESLRGAHRATVHLYNATAPTFRRVVFRGSREEVKQIAVDGTRLVMEYADKILGDETIFGYQYSPEIFTDTELDFALEVCEAVCDVWQPEEGREIILNLPATVERSTPSTHADRFEWMSRNLSRREYVCLSVHPHNDRGTAVAAAELALMAGADRIEGCLFGQGERTGNVDLVTLGMNLFSQGVDPQIDFSQIDEIRRTSEYCNQMEVHPRHPYAGDLVYTAFSGSHQDAIKKGFDAMEADAAAQGKTVDDIEWAVPYLPIDPKDVGRSYEAVIRVNSQSGKGGIAYVLKNDHKLDLPRRMQIEFSRIIQAKTDAEGGEVTPTAIWSVFQDEYLPNPENAWGRVQIRSGQSTTGTDGRDTITVEATVDGTDTVLTGTGNGPISAFFEALQAIGIDARLLDYTEHTMSEGASAQAASYIECAIDGKVLWGIGIDANTTRASLKAVVSAVNRATR from the coding sequence ATGACCGAAGTGAACCCCGCCCAGACCCCCGCCTCGCACGCCGTCGGCCGCCCCACGCCGATCACCAACGCCACGGTGCTGCAGAAGCCGTCCGGGATGCCGGTCCACAAGTACGGCCGCTACGAGGCCGTCGACATCCCCGACCGCACCTGGCCCGAGAAGCGGATCACCAAGGCGCCCCGCTGGCTGTCCACGGACCTGCGCGACGGCAACCAGGCCCTGATCGACCCGATGTCGCCGGCCCGCAAGCGCGAGATGTTCGACCTGCTCGTACGCATGGGCTACAAGGAGATCGAGGTCGGCTTCCCGTCCTCCGGCGAGACGGACTTCGCCTTCGTCCGCTCCATCATCGAAGAGGGTGCGATCCCCGAGGACGTGACGATCTCCGTCCTGACGCAGGCCCGCGAGGAACTGATCGAGCGGACCGTCGAATCACTGCGCGGTGCGCACCGCGCCACCGTCCACCTGTACAACGCGACCGCCCCGACCTTCCGCCGCGTGGTCTTCCGCGGCTCCCGCGAGGAGGTCAAGCAGATCGCGGTGGACGGCACCCGGCTGGTCATGGAGTACGCCGACAAGATCCTGGGCGACGAGACGATCTTCGGCTACCAGTACAGCCCCGAGATCTTCACCGACACCGAGCTGGACTTCGCCCTGGAGGTCTGCGAGGCGGTCTGCGACGTCTGGCAGCCCGAGGAGGGCCGCGAGATCATCCTCAACCTGCCCGCCACCGTGGAGCGTTCGACGCCGTCCACGCACGCGGACCGGTTCGAGTGGATGTCGCGCAACCTGTCGCGCCGCGAGTACGTCTGCCTGTCCGTCCACCCGCACAACGACCGCGGCACCGCGGTCGCCGCCGCCGAACTGGCCCTGATGGCCGGGGCGGACCGGATCGAGGGCTGCCTGTTCGGCCAGGGCGAGCGCACCGGCAACGTCGACCTGGTGACGCTGGGCATGAACCTGTTCTCGCAGGGCGTCGACCCGCAGATCGACTTCTCGCAGATCGACGAGATCCGCCGCACCAGCGAGTACTGCAACCAGATGGAGGTCCACCCGCGCCACCCCTACGCGGGCGACCTGGTCTACACCGCCTTCTCCGGCTCCCACCAGGACGCCATCAAGAAGGGCTTCGACGCCATGGAGGCCGACGCGGCGGCCCAGGGCAAGACCGTGGACGACATCGAGTGGGCGGTTCCGTATCTGCCGATCGACCCGAAGGACGTCGGCCGCTCCTACGAGGCGGTCATCCGCGTCAACTCGCAGTCCGGCAAGGGCGGTATCGCGTACGTCCTGAAGAACGACCACAAGCTGGACCTGCCCCGCCGGATGCAGATCGAGTTCTCCCGGATCATTCAGGCCAAGACCGACGCCGAGGGCGGCGAGGTCACGCCGACGGCGATCTGGAGCGTCTTCCAGGACGAGTACCTGCCCAACCCCGAGAACGCCTGGGGGCGCGTGCAGATCCGCTCCGGCCAGAGCACGACCGGCACCGACGGCCGCGACACGATCACCGTCGAGGCGACCGTGGACGGCACGGACACCGTGCTGACCGGCACCGGCAACGGCCCGATCTCCGCGTTCTTCGAAGCCCTGCAGGCCATCGGCATCGACGCCCGGCTGCTGGACTACACCGAGCACACCATGAGCGAGGGCGCGAGCGCCCAGGCCGCCTCCTACATCGAGTGCGCCATCGACGGAAAGGTGCTGTGGGGCATCGGCATCGACGCCAACACCACCCGCGCCTCGCTGAAGGCGGTCGTCTCGGCCGTCAACCGCGCCACCCGCTGA
- the ybeY gene encoding rRNA maturation RNase YbeY, which produces MSIDVNNESGTEVDEQAILDIARYALARMRIHPLSELSVIVVDSAAMEQLHIQWMDLPGPTDVMSFPMDELRPPAKDDEEPPQGLLGDIVLCPEVAKKQGEEAETQHSMDEELQLLTVHGVLHLLGYDHEEPDEKAEMFGLQAAIVDGWRGERGLTGPSPAPTVS; this is translated from the coding sequence ATGTCGATCGACGTCAACAACGAGTCCGGAACCGAGGTCGACGAGCAGGCGATCCTCGACATCGCCCGCTACGCGCTCGCGCGCATGCGGATCCACCCGCTCTCCGAACTCTCGGTGATCGTGGTGGACTCCGCGGCCATGGAGCAGCTGCACATCCAGTGGATGGACCTGCCGGGCCCGACCGATGTCATGTCCTTCCCAATGGACGAGCTGCGTCCGCCGGCCAAGGACGACGAGGAGCCCCCGCAGGGGCTCCTCGGTGACATCGTGCTCTGCCCCGAGGTCGCCAAGAAGCAGGGCGAGGAAGCCGAGACCCAGCACTCCATGGACGAGGAGCTCCAGCTGCTCACCGTCCACGGGGTGCTGCACCTGCTGGGCTACGACCACGAGGAGCCGGACGAGAAGGCCGAGATGTTCGGCCTCCAGGCGGCCATTGTGGACGGCTGGCGTGGCGAGCGCGGGCTGACCGGCCCGTCCCCCGCCCCGACCGTCTCGTGA
- a CDS encoding MmcQ/YjbR family DNA-binding protein, whose protein sequence is MTPQQLRAFCLSFNASAEEFPFGPEASVFKVLGKMFALSALDARPLTVNLKCDPDEAVRLREEYEAVVPGWHMNKRHWNTVTVSGLPDAKLRELIEDSYDLVVAGLPKAERLRLDRP, encoded by the coding sequence ATGACCCCGCAGCAGCTGAGGGCCTTCTGTCTCAGCTTCAACGCGAGCGCCGAGGAGTTCCCGTTCGGGCCCGAGGCGTCCGTCTTCAAGGTGCTCGGCAAGATGTTCGCGCTCAGCGCGCTGGACGCCCGGCCGCTGACCGTGAACCTCAAGTGCGACCCCGACGAGGCGGTGCGGCTGCGCGAGGAGTACGAGGCGGTGGTGCCCGGATGGCACATGAACAAGCGCCACTGGAACACCGTCACCGTCTCCGGACTGCCCGACGCGAAGCTGCGCGAGCTGATCGAGGACAGCTACGACCTGGTGGTGGCCGGGCTGCCGAAGGCGGAGCGGCTGCGGCTCGACCGGCCCTGA
- a CDS encoding M4 family metallopeptidase — protein MQPRSQQGFHPVFCTIVPPHVLDKLSQSDDPVLADPARRTLESDAARRTRRQMTTVARPTAPVEPDDEGSAKPHRTLYDCRHGTDLPGHKVRGEGEKPTKDASVNRAYAGLGATFDLLLTAYGRRSIDGHGLPLIGSVHYDEKYNNAFFDGEQMVFGDGDGEIFLDFTVAIDVIAHELAHGLTQYTANLSYYGQSGALNESVSDVFGSLVKQYSLGQTADQADWLIGEGLLAPRVQGVALRSMKAPGTAYDDDVLGKDPQPASMDDYVHTGDDNGGVHLNSGIPNRAFYLLATALGGSSWERAGQLWFDVLTGGELAVDAEFSDFARLTVAAARSRFGEGDEVEAVLKAWSEVGVPTD, from the coding sequence ATGCAGCCTCGTTCACAGCAGGGGTTCCACCCCGTCTTCTGCACCATCGTCCCGCCCCACGTCCTCGACAAGCTCTCCCAGTCCGACGATCCCGTCCTCGCCGATCCGGCCCGTCGCACCCTGGAGTCCGACGCGGCCCGGCGCACCCGCCGCCAGATGACGACCGTCGCCCGGCCCACCGCCCCCGTCGAGCCGGACGACGAGGGCAGCGCCAAGCCCCACCGCACGCTCTACGACTGCCGCCACGGCACGGACCTGCCGGGCCACAAGGTCCGCGGCGAGGGCGAGAAGCCCACGAAGGACGCCAGCGTCAACCGCGCGTACGCGGGCCTCGGCGCCACCTTCGACCTGCTGCTCACCGCCTACGGCCGGCGCTCCATCGACGGCCACGGCCTCCCGCTGATCGGGTCCGTCCACTACGACGAGAAGTACAACAACGCCTTCTTCGACGGCGAGCAGATGGTCTTCGGCGACGGGGACGGGGAGATCTTCCTCGACTTCACCGTCGCGATCGACGTGATCGCCCACGAACTGGCCCACGGGCTCACGCAGTACACCGCCAACCTGAGCTACTACGGCCAGTCCGGCGCGCTCAACGAGTCGGTCTCGGACGTCTTCGGCTCCCTCGTGAAGCAGTACTCGCTGGGCCAGACCGCCGACCAGGCGGACTGGCTGATCGGTGAGGGGCTGCTCGCGCCCCGGGTCCAGGGCGTGGCACTGCGCTCGATGAAGGCGCCCGGCACGGCGTACGACGACGACGTGCTCGGCAAGGACCCGCAGCCGGCGTCCATGGACGACTACGTCCACACCGGCGACGACAACGGCGGGGTGCACCTCAACTCCGGCATCCCCAACCGCGCGTTCTATCTCCTGGCGACCGCGCTGGGCGGCAGTTCCTGGGAGCGGGCGGGCCAGCTCTGGTTCGATGTGCTCACAGGTGGTGAACTGGCGGTGGACGCGGAGTTCTCGGACTTCGCCCGGCTGACCGTGGCCGCGGCGCGCAGCCGCTTCGGCGAGGGCGACGAGGTGGAGGCCGTCCTCAAGGCGTGGTCGGAGGTGGGCGTTCCGACCGACTAG
- a CDS encoding PhoH family protein has product MTQSPTQPQARAHISIPAAHPMVMLLGAGDSLLRVIEAAFPAADIHVRGNDISATGNTADIALIQRLFDEMVLVLRTGQPMTEDAVERSIAMLKATDNGQADGTETPAEVLTQNILSSRGRTIRPKTLNQKRYVDAIDKHTIVFGIGPAGTGKTYLAMAKAVQALQSKQVSRIILTRPAVEAGERLGFLPGTLFDKIDPYLRPLYDALHDMLDPDSIPRLMAAGTIEVAPLAYMRGRTLNDAFIILDEAQNTSAEQMKMFLTRLGFDSKIVVTGDITQVDLPTGTKSGLRQVQDILEGIDDVHFSRLTSQDVVRHKLVGRIVDAYEKYDSSKGEQDGGGHRGRGRHNGKQ; this is encoded by the coding sequence ATGACTCAGTCACCCACACAGCCGCAGGCGCGTGCCCACATCAGCATCCCGGCCGCTCACCCGATGGTGATGCTCCTGGGAGCGGGCGACTCGCTGCTGCGCGTGATCGAAGCGGCGTTCCCGGCGGCCGACATCCACGTCCGGGGAAATGACATAAGCGCGACGGGCAACACGGCGGACATCGCCCTGATCCAGCGCCTGTTCGACGAGATGGTGCTGGTGCTCCGCACCGGGCAGCCGATGACGGAGGACGCCGTGGAACGGTCGATCGCGATGCTCAAGGCCACCGACAACGGCCAGGCGGACGGCACGGAGACCCCGGCCGAGGTGCTGACGCAGAACATCCTGTCCAGCCGGGGCCGTACGATCCGCCCCAAGACGCTCAACCAGAAGCGGTACGTCGACGCGATCGACAAGCACACGATCGTCTTCGGCATCGGCCCCGCCGGTACCGGCAAGACCTACCTGGCCATGGCCAAGGCGGTCCAGGCCCTCCAGTCCAAGCAGGTCAGCCGCATCATCCTGACCCGCCCGGCGGTCGAGGCCGGCGAGCGCCTGGGCTTCCTCCCCGGCACGCTGTTCGACAAGATCGACCCGTATCTGCGCCCGCTCTACGACGCCCTGCACGACATGCTCGACCCCGACTCGATCCCGCGCCTGATGGCGGCGGGCACGATCGAGGTCGCGCCCCTGGCGTACATGCGCGGCCGGACGCTGAACGACGCCTTCATCATCCTGGACGAGGCGCAGAACACCAGCGCCGAGCAGATGAAGATGTTCCTGACCCGGCTCGGCTTCGATTCCAAGATCGTCGTCACCGGTGACATCACCCAGGTCGACCTGCCGACGGGGACCAAGAGCGGTCTGCGCCAGGTGCAGGACATCCTGGAGGGCATCGACGACGTGCACTTCTCCCGCCTCACCTCCCAGGATGTCGTCCGGCACAAGCTGGTCGGCCGTATTGTCGACGCGTACGAGAAGTACGACAGCAGCAAGGGCGAGCAGGACGGCGGGGGCCATCGGGGCCGCGGCCGTCACAACGGGAAGCAGTAG
- a CDS encoding isoprenyl transferase — translation MAVRGMLGGRNRRDYKTPEPHPSGAVPPKIPGELVPKHVAIVMDGNGRWAKERGLPRTEGHKVGEGVVMDVLKGCIEMGVKNLSLYAFSTENWKRSPEEVKFLMNFNRDVIRRRRDEMDELGIRIRWVGRMPKLWKSVVQELQVAQEQTKDNDRMTLYFCVNYGGRAEIADAAQRIAQDVAAGRLDPSKVNEKTFAKYIYYPDMPDVDLFVRPSGEQRTSNYLIWQSAYAEMVFQDVLWPDFDRRDLWRACLEFAQRDRRFGGAEEVAASGS, via the coding sequence ATGGCAGTACGCGGGATGCTCGGCGGCCGTAACCGGCGCGACTACAAGACCCCGGAGCCGCACCCGTCCGGTGCCGTGCCCCCGAAGATCCCCGGTGAGCTGGTGCCCAAGCACGTCGCCATCGTGATGGACGGCAACGGCCGCTGGGCGAAGGAGCGCGGCCTGCCCCGCACCGAGGGCCACAAGGTCGGCGAGGGCGTCGTCATGGACGTGCTCAAGGGCTGCATCGAGATGGGCGTCAAGAACCTCTCGCTGTACGCCTTCTCCACGGAGAACTGGAAGCGGTCCCCGGAGGAGGTGAAGTTCCTGATGAACTTCAACCGGGACGTCATCCGCCGCCGCCGTGACGAGATGGACGAGCTGGGCATCCGCATCCGCTGGGTGGGCCGCATGCCCAAGCTGTGGAAGTCCGTCGTCCAGGAGCTCCAGGTCGCCCAGGAGCAGACCAAGGACAACGACAGGATGACGCTGTACTTCTGCGTCAACTACGGCGGCCGGGCCGAGATCGCGGACGCCGCGCAGCGGATCGCGCAGGACGTCGCCGCCGGACGGCTCGACCCGTCGAAGGTCAACGAGAAGACGTTCGCGAAGTACATCTACTACCCGGACATGCCGGACGTGGACCTCTTTGTGCGGCCCAGCGGCGAGCAGCGCACCTCGAACTACCTGATCTGGCAGAGCGCGTACGCCGAGATGGTCTTCCAGGACGTCCTGTGGCCGGACTTCGACCGACGCGATCTCTGGCGCGCCTGTCTGGAATTCGCCCAGCGCGACCGCCGGTTCGGCGGCGCCGAAGAGGTCGCGGCCTCGGGGAGCTGA